In one Patescibacteria group bacterium genomic region, the following are encoded:
- a CDS encoding recombinase family protein, with translation MNNQTRKFFIYTRKSTDTEDRQVRSISDQLAELKELAVKEQIEVVDIFVEKQTAKAPGRPVFNEMLLRIEANEANGILAWHPDRLARNSVDGGKIIYLLDTGKIAELKFPTFWCDTTPQGKFMLSIAFSQSKYYVDNLSENIKRGHRNKVKDGIWPQMAPLGYVNVKGAGIVPDENIAPLIKKTFEAYATGNFTLRQLHDKFNALGLSRKNGKVLSVSNYQQILRNPIFTGLMRYNGEIYEGKHKPIITKKLFDSVQEVMSRKSKPKGKGLKEYIYRGFFRCGECGCFITTETQKGHNYLRCTKRKNPCLQKYVREELITSQIKKEIKKVSLPLDWANWMIEENRKDQSSETQSSEIFSQKTKDEISLLDSKVEKLMNLYLENVLSLEEYRDSKNKLVNQKQLLKEKLSAFEKKSHNRFELTENFLKANIHMVELANEKTNEENLHLFKKVGSNFEIKDRTVLFEPRSAWRTLLDSGFFGGNSEQTALRADHIFASEPDFVFWRRERDSNPR, from the coding sequence ATGAATAACCAAACTAGAAAATTTTTTATATACACCAGAAAATCTACCGATACGGAAGATCGGCAAGTTAGAAGCATTTCAGACCAACTGGCCGAGTTAAAAGAATTAGCAGTTAAAGAACAAATTGAGGTTGTAGATATTTTTGTAGAGAAACAAACTGCTAAAGCTCCAGGTCGGCCAGTATTTAATGAAATGCTTCTCCGTATCGAAGCAAATGAGGCAAATGGAATTTTAGCGTGGCACCCCGACAGATTGGCGAGAAATAGTGTTGATGGTGGAAAAATAATATATTTGCTCGATACGGGAAAGATTGCCGAGCTGAAATTTCCAACTTTCTGGTGTGATACCACTCCACAAGGTAAGTTCATGCTTTCCATTGCTTTCTCTCAATCCAAATACTATGTGGATAACTTATCGGAGAATATTAAGCGTGGACACAGAAACAAAGTGAAAGACGGTATATGGCCTCAAATGGCTCCGTTGGGCTATGTAAATGTAAAAGGTGCTGGAATAGTACCCGATGAAAATATCGCACCTTTAATCAAGAAAACATTTGAGGCCTATGCAACTGGAAATTTCACTTTGCGACAACTCCACGATAAGTTTAACGCCCTTGGATTGAGTAGAAAGAATGGAAAGGTGCTTTCCGTTTCCAACTATCAACAAATTTTGAGAAATCCGATATTCACTGGCTTAATGAGATATAACGGTGAAATTTACGAAGGAAAGCACAAACCGATTATCACAAAGAAACTTTTTGATTCCGTTCAAGAAGTGATGAGCCGAAAATCTAAACCAAAAGGTAAAGGTTTGAAAGAATATATTTATAGAGGATTTTTCCGATGTGGAGAATGTGGATGTTTTATTACAACCGAAACACAAAAAGGTCATAACTATCTCCGATGTACCAAACGGAAAAATCCTTGTTTGCAAAAATATGTCCGTGAGGAACTCATCACTTCTCAAATAAAGAAGGAAATCAAAAAAGTTTCTTTGCCACTCGATTGGGCAAATTGGATGATTGAAGAAAACAGAAAAGACCAATCATCCGAAACCCAATCGAGTGAGATTTTTTCTCAAAAAACAAAAGATGAAATTTCTCTTTTGGATTCAAAAGTTGAAAAGTTGATGAACTTATATTTAGAAAATGTTTTGTCTTTGGAAGAATATCGTGATTCTAAAAATAAGTTAGTGAATCAAAAACAACTTTTAAAAGAGAAATTATCGGCTTTTGAGAAAAAATCTCATAATCGGTTCGAACTTACCGAAAATTTTCTAAAAGCTAATATTCATATGGTGGAATTGGCTAACGAGAAAACAAATGAAGAAAATCTTCATTTGTTTAAAAAAGTCGGTTCGAACTTTGAAATCAAAGACCGAACCGTACTTTTTGAGCCACGCTCTGCGTGGCGAACCCTTTTGGATTCAGGATTTTTTGGGGGGAATTCAGAACAGACGGCACTTCGTGCCGACCATATTTTTGCTTCCGAACCCGATTTCGTTTTTTGGCGGAGAGAGAGGGATTCGAACCCTCGGTAG
- a CDS encoding co-chaperone GroES produces the protein MEKIKPLGDRVLVEPVSAEDRGAKTKSGIIIPDTIDKEKPEQGTVIAVGPGRIGDNGKLIPMSIKKGQKVIFSKYGPDEIKIGGKEYYILSESSILAVIE, from the coding sequence ATGGAGAAGATTAAACCTTTAGGTGACCGCGTTTTGGTGGAGCCGGTTTCTGCCGAGGATCGCGGAGCCAAAACTAAGTCGGGAATTATCATCCCCGACACTATTGATAAAGAAAAGCCGGAGCAAGGGACGGTGATAGCTGTCGGCCCGGGCAGGATTGGCGATAATGGCAAGCTGATCCCCATGAGCATAAAGAAGGGACAGAAAGTTATTTTTTCCAAATACGGTCCTGATGAAATAAAAATCGGTGGTAAAGAATATTATATCTTAAGCGAGTCGAGCATTCTCGCTGTTATAGAATAG
- the groL gene encoding chaperonin GroEL (60 kDa chaperone family; promotes refolding of misfolded polypeptides especially under stressful conditions; forms two stacked rings of heptamers to form a barrel-shaped 14mer; ends can be capped by GroES; misfolded proteins enter the barrel where they are refolded when GroES binds): MAKQIIFNEKAREELKRGVDIISNAVKVTLGPKGRNVVFDKGYGAPTITNDGVSIAKEIELENKIENMGAEIVKDVASKTNDVAGDGTTTAVVLTQAIIKEGMRFTTMGVNPIGVRLGIESASHHIVEALKKTAKPIKSKEEVAQVATISAESIEMGEEIAKTLDKIGKDGVVTVEESQTFGLETEIVEGMQFDKGYISPYMITNTERMEAEYENAPILVTDKKISTINDILPLLEKLLKTGKKELVIIADDVEGDALATFVVNKLRGIFSVLAIKAPGYGDKKKEMFYDIASVVGAKVISEEVGMKLDKAEVAMLGSARKVISSKDNTTIVGGKGKKSDIDARIFQIKNEIKRSTSSFDKEKLQERLAKLTGGVAIIKVGAATEAEMKYKKLKVEDAVAATRAAIEEGIVAGGGSALVKAGAIVEKDFKDGKIKSPSKDIVREFEVGFEIMMRSIEEPLRQIVENTGKHEGAVIVSEIKKVVLEDNKSNIGYNANSDEIVADMFKEGIIDPVKVTRTALQNAASAAGILLTTEVAIADLPKKSESEGAGMGGMGGGMPGMGY; this comes from the coding sequence ATGGCAAAACAAATTATTTTTAATGAAAAGGCCCGAGAAGAACTTAAGCGCGGAGTGGATATAATCTCTAATGCTGTTAAAGTGACTCTTGGTCCCAAGGGGAGAAATGTAGTTTTTGATAAAGGTTATGGCGCGCCGACTATTACTAATGACGGCGTATCTATTGCAAAAGAGATAGAGCTTGAAAATAAGATAGAAAATATGGGTGCGGAGATTGTGAAGGACGTTGCTTCAAAGACAAATGACGTCGCCGGTGATGGCACCACTACGGCAGTCGTTTTAACTCAAGCTATTATAAAAGAGGGAATGAGGTTTACCACAATGGGAGTTAATCCTATTGGCGTTAGACTTGGTATTGAATCGGCTTCTCATCATATTGTGGAAGCTCTCAAGAAGACAGCAAAGCCGATAAAGAGCAAAGAGGAGGTGGCGCAGGTGGCGACAATCTCCGCTGAGTCTATTGAAATGGGAGAAGAGATTGCGAAAACTTTAGATAAAATAGGAAAAGATGGCGTAGTGACTGTTGAGGAATCGCAGACATTCGGTCTTGAAACGGAGATAGTGGAAGGAATGCAATTTGATAAAGGGTACATCTCTCCTTATATGATAACTAACACTGAGAGGATGGAGGCGGAATATGAAAATGCTCCGATTCTTGTAACAGACAAAAAAATTTCAACTATAAATGATATTTTGCCTCTTTTGGAGAAGCTTTTAAAGACAGGCAAAAAAGAACTTGTGATTATCGCTGATGACGTGGAAGGAGACGCTCTTGCCACTTTTGTAGTGAATAAACTGAGAGGGATATTTAGCGTTCTTGCCATAAAGGCGCCTGGTTATGGAGACAAGAAGAAAGAGATGTTTTATGACATAGCATCGGTTGTGGGAGCAAAAGTAATATCTGAAGAGGTTGGTATGAAACTTGATAAGGCCGAAGTGGCGATGCTTGGATCGGCAAGGAAGGTTATATCATCAAAAGACAATACTACTATAGTAGGCGGGAAAGGAAAGAAATCTGATATTGACGCAAGGATTTTTCAGATAAAAAATGAGATTAAAAGGTCTACGTCCTCGTTTGATAAAGAGAAGCTTCAAGAAAGGTTGGCGAAGTTAACGGGCGGGGTGGCGATTATAAAAGTCGGTGCCGCGACTGAGGCAGAGATGAAATATAAGAAACTGAAAGTTGAAGACGCTGTCGCCGCGACTCGCGCTGCAATAGAAGAGGGGATTGTTGCCGGCGGAGGATCCGCGCTTGTAAAAGCCGGAGCTATTGTGGAAAAAGATTTCAAAGACGGCAAGATTAAATCTCCCTCTAAGGATATTGTCAGGGAATTTGAAGTCGGATTTGAGATAATGATGAGATCTATTGAAGAACCTCTGCGACAGATTGTAGAAAATACTGGAAAACATGAAGGGGCAGTTATAGTATCGGAAATTAAAAAAGTTGTTTTGGAAGATAATAAATCAAACATAGGTTATAACGCCAATTCCGATGAGATAGTGGCTGATATGTTTAAAGAGGGGATTATTGATCCGGTAAAAGTGACGAGGACAGCTTTGCAAAACGCGGCTTCCGCGGCCGGTATCCTTTTGACCACTGAGGTTGCAATTGCCGACTTGCCTAAGAAAAGCGAGAGTGAAGGCGCCGGAATGGGCGGTATGGGCGGCGGTATGCCTGGTATGGGGTACTAA
- a CDS encoding M48 family metallopeptidase: protein MATLYTQQDKNIRKTWILFSLFLIVVIGIGWAFSWIYQIPEILYFAVIFSIFMNFFSYWYSDKIVLKISGATPALRETHREIYNVVENLSITAGLPVPKIYIINDPAPNAFAAGRDKNHAVVAVTSGLLEMLDRSELEGVIAHELSHIGNRDILISTVIVVLVGFVALLSDIFLRFSLFGGSGRSRDREGRHQSIMMIVGIVFAILAPLVVALIQLSISRKREFLADASGALLTRYPEGLASALVKISKYPGSVKRVSNATAHLFIASPFGPKEKRPFLGSLFMTHPPVEERVKALIGEKL from the coding sequence ATGGCGACTCTTTATACCCAACAAGATAAAAATATCAGGAAGACGTGGATTCTTTTCAGCCTCTTTTTAATTGTGGTTATAGGAATCGGCTGGGCTTTCAGTTGGATCTATCAGATTCCGGAGATTTTATATTTCGCTGTAATCTTCAGTATCTTTATGAATTTCTTTAGTTATTGGTATTCTGATAAGATAGTGCTTAAGATATCTGGTGCTACGCCGGCTCTGAGGGAGACTCACCGAGAGATATATAATGTAGTGGAGAACTTAAGTATTACTGCGGGGCTTCCGGTGCCAAAGATTTATATAATAAATGATCCTGCGCCAAACGCTTTTGCCGCTGGAAGAGATAAAAATCATGCCGTGGTCGCGGTCACTTCCGGACTCTTAGAGATGCTCGACCGCTCTGAGCTTGAGGGGGTAATAGCTCACGAGCTCTCTCATATAGGCAACAGGGACATCTTGATCTCGACAGTGATTGTGGTGCTTGTCGGTTTTGTCGCTCTTTTGTCTGATATATTTTTGCGGTTTTCTCTTTTTGGTGGTAGTGGAAGGAGTAGAGACAGAGAGGGTCGTCATCAGTCTATTATGATGATTGTTGGCATAGTCTTTGCAATACTTGCGCCTTTAGTGGTGGCCTTGATCCAGCTTTCTATCTCAAGGAAGAGGGAGTTCTTGGCTGACGCCTCGGGCGCGCTTTTGACTCGTTATCCGGAGGGGCTTGCTTCAGCTCTTGTAAAGATTTCTAAGTATCCTGGCTCTGTAAAAAGAGTAAGCAATGCCACGGCGCACCTCTTCATCGCGAGTCCTTTTGGTCCTAAAGAGAAGAGGCCATTCCTTGGTAGTCTCTTTATGACCCACCCGCCGGTAGAGGAGAGGGTGAAGGCGCTTATTGGGGAGAAATTATAA
- the secG gene encoding preprotein translocase subunit SecG, producing MEIVVKSLPFIQIILSVLLVTVILLQQTGDGLGGAFGGSSDGGSYHTRRGMEKILFTSTIILGILFVLSTFFALII from the coding sequence ATGGAAATAGTAGTTAAATCTCTGCCGTTTATACAGATAATACTATCTGTTCTTTTGGTTACAGTCATACTTCTCCAACAAACAGGAGACGGTTTAGGCGGTGCTTTTGGCGGTAGCTCAGACGGCGGTTCATATCATACCAGACGAGGTATGGAGAAAATCCTCTTTACGTCAACAATCATATTAGGTATACTATTTGTATTATCAACTTTTTTTGCGCTCATTATTTAA
- a CDS encoding GGDEF domain-containing protein: MDKDKEIKRLKEEIERLKKLVVEDELTGVLNRKGINEDLDAIFNEAKALASKKHKRRFHIDNFSMVFIDADNFKKINDTYGHDAGDDVLKKIARFLKKKTRSIDVVGRLGGEEFVIAMLGATEDEAYEKADDIRKGIKAELRVGKHKDLEVTVSVGVASVDKAKPKNVEELIAYADKAMYEAKHNRGKDNVVKYSEIS, from the coding sequence ATGGATAAAGATAAAGAAATAAAAAGACTTAAGGAAGAGATAGAAAGGCTGAAGAAGCTCGTGGTGGAAGACGAGCTGACAGGTGTCTTAAACCGCAAGGGGATAAACGAAGACTTGGATGCGATCTTCAATGAAGCGAAAGCGCTCGCCTCCAAGAAGCACAAGAGAAGATTTCATATAGACAATTTTTCTATGGTCTTCATAGATGCTGATAATTTTAAGAAGATTAATGATACCTACGGGCATGATGCGGGCGATGATGTACTGAAGAAGATTGCTCGATTTTTAAAAAAGAAGACGAGGAGTATTGACGTTGTTGGTCGCTTGGGCGGGGAAGAGTTTGTGATAGCGATGCTTGGCGCCACCGAAGACGAGGCTTACGAGAAAGCGGATGATATAAGAAAGGGGATTAAGGCGGAGCTTAGAGTGGGGAAGCACAAGGACTTGGAGGTGACGGTAAGCGTCGGCGTGGCATCGGTAGATAAAGCGAAGCCAAAGAATGTGGAGGAACTTATCGCCTATGCTGACAAGGCAATGTATGAAGCCAAGCACAACAGGGGAAAGGATAATGTAGTGAAATATAGCGAGATATCTTAG
- a CDS encoding LemA family protein — protein sequence MKIIYIVVAVIVIILAWIVAIYNGFIKLVNRTREAWSDIEVQMKRRYDLIPNLIETVKGYATHEKRVLEEVTEARVRAMNSGGIKEKGEAENMLSGTLKTLFAVSENYPDLKANANFLELQRELSDTENKIQSARRFYNGNVRDLNIKIESFPSNIIASLFKFQKKEFFELEEEAAKDPVKVSF from the coding sequence ATGAAAATTATATATATAGTAGTCGCAGTTATCGTAATTATCTTAGCTTGGATAGTCGCGATATATAATGGTTTTATCAAGCTTGTTAATCGTACTCGTGAAGCGTGGTCTGATATTGAGGTGCAGATGAAGAGGAGGTATGACCTTATTCCGAATCTTATTGAGACGGTAAAGGGTTACGCCACTCACGAGAAAAGAGTTTTGGAAGAGGTGACAGAAGCGCGAGTTCGCGCAATGAATTCAGGAGGTATTAAGGAGAAAGGAGAAGCGGAGAATATGCTTTCCGGCACACTTAAGACTTTATTTGCTGTTTCAGAGAATTATCCTGATCTTAAGGCGAATGCGAATTTTCTTGAGCTTCAGCGAGAGCTTTCTGACACGGAAAACAAGATTCAGTCGGCGCGCAGGTTTTACAACGGCAATGTCCGCGATTTGAACATTAAGATAGAATCATTTCCTTCAAATATAATCGCGTCTTTATTCAAATTTCAGAAGAAAGAATTTTTCGAGCTTGAAGAGGAAGCCGCCAAAGATCCGGTTAAAGTCAGTTTCTAG